The DNA sequence ATTTATACTACAGATATCGATACATCGTATCGTCAGACATCGTATCGATGTATCAATCCATATCGATGAATCGTTACACCCCTGTAGTAGACACGGTGTCTGCATTTGAGCAAAGAAAACGACCAGTATGAATATAATGATCAGTATACTAAACATTGCACATTCTGTGATGTGACTATCGCTGAAATGCACATCGCGATATCGATGCTAAAACAATATATCATCTAAACAGGGTTGGATTTAGGGCTGCAACGATGCCAATTTTTCAGAAATGATCCATTCCGATACTGAGTATCTGCATGTTACGAGTTGTGTTTTCATATAAAAGTCAAGGATTTACAGTAACTAAAAAGAGGGTTGAGTCATTGCATTAAGAGATTTGTTAATAGGTTTTAAGCTAAATCTTCTAGCTAGGATGCCCAGTAGTAAGAAAAAAATTCTCTGTGAACATGGCCCCAGAATCTGCCTTTCCTTTAGAAGCTGGAGAACCACAtgaaaggaacactccactatttttgaaaataggctcatttCCCAACTCTCTTagagttaaacagttgagtttttctgttttcgaatccattcagccaatctccgggtctggcggtagcacttttagtgtagcttagcatagatcattgaatctgattagaccGTTAACGTCtcactcaaaaatatttttcctatttaaaacttgactcttctgtagttacatcgtgtactaagactgaCGGAAAAAGAAAAGTTGCTATATTCTAGGCCGATATGTATTCAAGGAACTTTTCTGCTGTACCATGGGTGCAGCAGGTGgaatgatattacgcagcgcctgaaagtagtccccagctaggtaactaGTTATGATATAGCTGCacccatggtacggcagcaaagttccttgattattattatgccagaatgagagtatagttcctagacaatttttaatattactccgattggatttgtctgaaagaagaaagtcatatacatctaagatggcttgagggtgagtaaataacagcataattttcgtttttgggtgaactaaccctttaagattTCAAAAGAAAGATTCAGTTTGTGGTCACCATCAAAAAAAGTCTCGGGTGACTTATCCACATTGTctattaaataatttgtttaattatttttatttgtttatttttgtgtagatTCAAGGGAAAGGTGAAAAATAAGGAAGTCTGGGAATGACTGAAGAAGACAGCAGTGAGGGAAGTAAGTAATCATCACAATGTAAGTTCTTTGAGAATGTGCGTACTGTTTATTACAAGTTGTGTttccatttaaatgttgcaatgTACACAGCGggtcaaaagtttgaaatatattttaaaatgtaatttatttctgtgatcaaagctgtaatttccagcatcattactccagtcttcagtgtcacatgatccttcagaaatcatactaatatgctgatttactgctcaagaaacatttctgattattatcaatgttgaaaacagttgtgctgcccaatattttataattaatataaataaaacatattattaaacaagtttaaagaaaaaaagaaacattgcgTAATCAGAGTTGGTATTTTGGCTTTATATATGATCAGACAGTTGTACTtctaaaaataatactcaaatggagttaaagagttagttcaccccaaaattaaggGTGTACTCACACTAGGCACGGTTGCCTTGAACCCACTGAACTCAGCCCGAGCgcgattatattacattacacagtttacacaaaacttttcagtttccttctaattcagaataatcccacaccttgctCATCTTTCGTGTGGTCATTTTTAAGCTCACCGCAACAGACACAAAGAAAATGCATGAGAGGTCTGAGGTAAAAACGTAGTTTCCGCCCagatacacttttaaaaaattatgtattctttttcaaacattttattttaacttatttaaaatgttttaattgtaacattaaaatgatggtaatttgaaataaaatccaattttttctctctctcttgttttcAGTAGGGGTGTGCACgaataggcaaggcaaggcaagtttatttatacagcacatttcatacaccgtggtaattcaaagtgctttacgtaaaaggaagtgaaatagtcattaaacaaataaaaataatcacagcaataaaaacaaggaaattatataaaaattgatttaaaatgaatttaaaacagttaagaatagaaaatgattatacataaaatacagtacaattaGTTCGGACGAATAGTCGAACATTCGAATATTCTTTCTGTAATTATtcgaacaataaaaacactattCTAATTTTACTGTGTGTTGATTTGCTGGCCGTAAATGCAGGGAATCCATGATAAATCCTCAGCAGTTATAACTACATGTACTTGGTGGCGCTGTGGAGTGTGTTAAGTTGATAGTATTTGATTACAGAATGTCGTCATTTTCCTCGCGAAGTTTGGATTTACTTTGATCTAAATGATCTTACTAAATGATCTGACAAAATATAATTACTTCTGATCAAATTAATTAGTGAAACTGATTTATCATATTACCACAACAATgaaaaatcacatgaaatcCAAACACATTTCTCTCAGAATTAATACGTGAAACAATGTAACCAGAATAAACAGGCCGACTCGAGTATATGTAGCCTACGTTCTGTATTGTAATTGGCACAGTCTGCTTGATTTTTCCATTTGCTCTGCTTGATcttgaatgcttttttttttttaatgtttgtacgttttcaaccaaaataaaaacttgcgATATAACGTAACGTTGTTGTGTAACGGCTAATCATAAGCTTGTTCAGAAATCATGACAAAAActtgataattaaaaataacatctttCTCATTAAACCTCATTTAAATAAAcgaaaatttgaatatttgcAATCGAATGCAAAATTTTTGGAAAATGCCCATCCCTAGTTTTCAGTGTCGACTAGTAGGAGCTGTACCGTTTAGTTGAATAGACCCGCACATCCCTAGTGAATACTCTCAGGAGTCTGCAGCTGCAGTAACGATGACGTGAagctcacgcttgcggtgtgaaacaGGCGTAAGTCTGTAAATGACGTTTCAATCCTGAGTGATACATGAAACTCTTCTCACACTGAAAACACTTGTAAggcctctctccagtgtgaactcttaTGTGAATCTTAAGGTTTCCTTTGTACgggaaactctttccacactgagggcagatgaatggcttctctccagtgtgaactcttaCGTGATTTTCAAGGTTTGCTTTGTTTGCGCAAGTCTTTCCACAGTGATCGCAcatgaaaggcttctctccagcgTGAGTTTTTACATGATTCTTAAGGCATTTGCTGTCTTTGAAACTCCTTTCACACTGATGACATACAAAAAACCCCTCTCTTGTGTGAATTGTACTGTAATGGTTAAGGTTTTCTTTAAATCTGATAGTATGATATTGCATGTGGAcattaaggttttttttgtgtgtgaaactctttccacactgatcgcATGTGAATGGCTTTTCTTCATTGTGAGTTCTCATGTGAGTCTTAAGATTTCCTTTTagtgtaaaactctttccacacagttTGCAGGTGTACGGGCATTGTCCAGTGTGAACACTCATGTGGGCATTAAGGTTTCTTCTATCACAGAATGTCTTTTCACACTGTTGGCAGGCGAAAGGCTTCACTCCGGTGTGAATATTCATGTGCCTtttaaggctttttttttcattgaaacttcttccacactgttggcaggcgAAAGGCTTTGCTCCGGTGTGAATTTTCATGTGCCTGTTAAGGGTTTTTTTGTGACTGAAACTtcttccacactgttggcaagTGAAAGGGCTCTTTTCAGTTTGACCTTTCATGTGACCTTTAATGTTTCTAGTTCCTTTGTTTTCTGAGGATGTCTTTTCAATCTTTGAGTCACTAAAATCTTTTTCTCCAGTCATGAACTGATGAGGTTTCTCATATTGATCCTTTTCTTCCATATTGAGTTCCTGACTCTCCTCTTTCAGTGGCATCAGGTCTAAAGCGTAAAGAAACATATGCAATTTAACCCCGATTTAATGTCACAtagcaacaaacaaaaaacttggGGGTGAATTAAGGCCTCGTGTAGCGAATCGATgtgtttttataacatttacGACCCCCCGGATCTGTATGGATGGATGCAGTTGTATGAGGGATGGACGCAGTTTATTGAACTATTGAATCTCACCAGCCATTCTCTGCCATTATAAAGCCTGGAAGAGCcagaacatttcttaatataactccgattgtattCAACTGAAAGAATAAAGTCTGGCCTACACCTTGGATaacttgagggcgagtaaatcatgggttaattttcattttgggtgaactatccctttaagtttcaAAGTTTAGCTCAAGAGAGCTGGTtaattacaaataaacttgtaatttgtctaaaatgttagaaaaacattttcttttcaaatatattcattAGGGCTAGgcaaaaaaacagatttttcgattaatcgttttttttttttttaagtgactTTCATTCAATACCGATTCTCAAAAGCCACAAATTCCTGGATTTATTTCAGCAAACATTTAACACAAGATCTGATTAATGGGAATCGTATCATAGTcttctccactagatgtcaccctCTTTATTTACCTTGCGCGATGTTGCGCAACAAAaagcctgtcattcattcagtgcttatCATGGCAGAGATACTGTTGACAAGAACCAAGAACAAAGCAATATGCGTGATTTGCTACGCTCAAGTGAATGTTATAGTAAAACTACAAATCTGCAGAAACATTTAACATCACACATATGGTGCCTTGATTTCcgcaatgaatgaatggcagatggCGCAACGCACTGTTTTATTTACCACACACAAACTAAAACACGGATGACGCTCGCAGTGTTttcagtttctgctgtctcacTATATGACGATATGAACACACAAATATCATCTCCAGCTGCTCTGAgtcatttcattagcattttaccatttaatttGAGAAGACTACTGTTATATCACATTcacagcagctgcaagttcttcacggcaacccgtcaaaataaaagttcagtttaacATGAAAaaactgtgacagaaatatattactattgtgcTGTACACAATACTACTAATTCCactaacaaatattaataaattattttttatttttttcacttttattttcaaataatacaaacactaacaaaaacaatcagacaaacagacaaacaaacccCCAAGCGCTGAGAAATAAATAGTACATCCCTGGAAATGTTCATCTCTATCTgcttaatttaaacaaaaacatgccAGGAAAGGAAAAGCCAAAgctttcttaaaataaatgttcagagTTTCTGTAAAAAAAGAGTGGAGAGTTTCCCAAAGTCTCCAGAATTTGTCCGATTTGTGATTTGAGGCTACGTTTACACTTGGCATTAACATGCGATCACCATAATCTGATCAAACAGATCGGATATTTAAATACGGCAGAGGACGGCTCCAGTGCAAAGTTGActtgaattggtgggttttctTTTGAAAACTATTTTCAGTCCTAGGACATTttacaaatcaaaataaatgtacaagtCTCACTAGCGCTTTTTTCTTCTGACAGTTCGGGAGAGAGGAGGCGGGGTTTTGCGTGATGTCGACCTGCGAATGCAGACGCGATGTCTGGATTGCGTTTACATTACACTAAGATCCGATCACAATGCGTCCTCGGCTACCTCTGGACCAGGACACACTGATCGGATAACATTCCAATCAGAAGCGCATTTACACTTGTCCTTTCAATGTGTATGTGGACAACACATCCGGATACAGGTCGCATGTTAATGCCAAGTGTAAACGCGGCCAAAGGCTGACAGCTGGGATATCCACATAGTAACAGTTGGAACCTGAGGCGCAGATCACTTCAGTAGAATACATTTTTAGCCAAAAATGAGAGGGTTATAAACAAAGGCTTAGAGTCCAAGTCAAAAAGATCTGTAGGAATGTCATTCAACAAATAAAGTGAAGgagattaaataaaacatttcccTGTTATCTTTTTCCAGAATGGTTGAATGTGATCACAGGAAAAAGAATACATGAAAAAATGTGCCCTTGTATGTCttgcatttaaaacaaagattTGAACAACCTGGGAACATTTTGTGGAGATGAACAGGTGTAAAATAATTTCTACGAAAAAATTTGAAATTCTGTTAATGTAAAGAAATTGAAGTACATTTTGGAAAATTTGTTCTGACTTAAGAGACGGATTTGAAGGTATCTGAAGAAATCTTCAGAGAAAATGTTTAACTCTGCTCTGATTTGTTCAAATGACTTCAGACATTCAGAAATCAACAGCCCTGAAAAGATCGACAAACCCTTAAGGCTCCACTCCAACAGACCAATACTCTGAATGGGAAAATTAGAATTCAAAGCCAGAGGGGAATGAATAGAAATAATCTGAGGAACGTTCAAATGTTTTTTCACATCATTCCAAAccaataatgtattataaacaagtACATTATCAGTGAGAGTTTATCTGGTCTATATTAATAAACCAGAGGAATTCTAGTCTTCTAGGATAGCAAAATAAGGATTCGAAGTCAATCCAAAGAGCATCCTGCCTGTTCATAAcccaatttattattttgagttgGGCAGCCCAATAATAAATCTGAAAACTGGGCAGCGAAATTTCCCCAGATCCTTTGGTTTGCAAAGTTTAGAAAGACCATCTCTCTGTTGCTTATTATTCCAGATATAATGAGATATGTGAGAATTCAATGATTTAAAGAAAGATGTAGTTAAATAGCATGGAAGCTTTTTAAACAGACAGTTTAATTGGGGaagaatattcattttaataacgTTAACTCTCCCAAGAAGGGAAGTTGGCAAGGAGGTCCACTTTTCCACTTTTCAAATCTTTCTTAATTTTTTGAATTAAAGGAGAATAATTTGTCTCAAACAAATTATCATAGAACCAGATTTTCCTAAATTAACTTTATAACCCGACACAGTACTGAACGAAGCTAAGGAACTCAGAACTACTGGAATAGAAGTCTGTAGGTTCTCCAAATACAAGAAGATGTCATCTGCAAACAAAGAGATGACATGCTTTTTCCCCATTGACTATTATCCCGGTTACATCAGGGTTAGTCCTGATAGATTCTGCCAAAggttcaataaataatataaacaatacaTAGGTAATGATAGGGGACACCCCTGTCTGCAACCTCTATGTACTGGAAACCCCTCGTACATCAAACCGTTTGTATTGACAGTGGCGACAGAATCCAAAAAAAGGACCATTCTATGCGATCAAAAGCTTTTTCGGCATCCAAAGATGAAATCAtagctgttttgttttgaatgtgaaaataatgtaTCATGTTAAGAGCACGGCGTACATTATCCGATCAGCACCTGGAATTCACGAAACCTGCCTGATCAGAACTGATAACTTTAGGAAGAATAAAGTTTCCAGTCTGTGGGCCAGTACTTTTGCAACTATCTTAGAGTCCACATTGAAGAGACTGATGGGTCTATAAGATGAACAGTCCAAGGggtttttatctttttttaaaggggggtacaatgctgtttcatgcattcAGAGTTGTTTACACAGTTAAAGAGTCGGATTCTTATGCTAAGCATGgacaaagtttcaaaaaacaatttggacgtataacatagtatttctgtgccaaaaatATTACTTCCGGGTTCGTACAAGTTTCGGAGAGTTTTTTCAACCGTGGCTGTTGATGACGTAAACTAGGGTGGAACTCCTTATATGGGCATTTCTCCCAGAAGATCGCACCCGTGCACGCATCGACCAGCGCGAGAGCGAGAGCACCCATCAATACGCTTCATTCGGCAGCCCTGCACGGGACTCGCTCGGGAAGAATGTTGTAaacagtggatgcagtttgtttttcctTGGCAGCAACGGAGTttctcaagtgtgtttgttgacgaacgttttataaacaaggcccagttcgACGCTGGATTTGCACATCGTTTGATACATCGATGGAGCGGTCCGAGTGATAAAAGATCCCGCTCATCATTCAGAACTGCTGACAGTAAGTGAAACAgcaacaaatgatcaaaaatctGTGTTTTGTTGGCAATCGGCGCTCAAGTGCTCGTCACTCTTTAGCTCCTCCAACGGCGCGTCTCCAGGAGCTCGGCTTTTTCCGTAGAGAATCGAAaagctgtatttttcttttttaaaatttgataaaactaaagactttttggagatatgaaggatgcagtactactctataggtactcaagattaacatgagattgggtgaaactgtgtgtgttatgcCCCCTTTAAGAGCAAACTAATTGAGAGATTTCACCTTTCCAAATGTCATTAATAGCTGGTATAAGAATTGGATTGATTTTCGGCCAGAATTTAGCTAGAGAGCATTTAAGCTAGAATGATCTTCCTCTGTGCATGATGGGAGTGAGATATTATTTAAATCAGAGTCCGTCACTTTTGATTCTGAGCTATAGAGAGATTTATAAAAATTTATAGTCAAAGGGTCGCTTAAAATGACACCATTACATTCCGTATCATATTAATTGAACGATCATTATTTTGATTCTTAAGTTGGTGAGAAAGCAAACGGCTGGATTTGTTGCCAAATtcgtaatatttttgtttagtaaagAGCAACAGCTTCTGAATATGGCAAGTCTGGTCCATACTCAATTTGGTACTTGCATTCACCAATGCTTTTAGATTTGAAACTGTGGGGGATTGCTTATGTATTTGTTCTAACCTGGTGACTTCCTTTTCAAGATTCTTCCTATTACTATCACTGGCTCTTTTAAGATGGGAAATTTAAGAAATAAGATGTCCGTGTAAATTGGCTTTGGCTGCATCCCAAATCATGACCgaagaaaactaaaaaaagggTCACTGTTTTTCTAGataaaaaaagtttgtcaagacaaactaagttggcttgagaaagcctgaTCAGAAAGTTTAAACTTAACTACTTCAGACTGAAAACCGTCAAACTTTTTCAAAGTAGTTTTAAAGCTTAAAGCATGAATGTTTTGAAGGCAATACaatcagatagatagataagaaatatcagatgagtttgaatgagtttagaaatagtacatagaagggcaGCTTAATTGAGCCTAATGGGCTtgagtttgtttacattttaatgtctGTCAGTTGGAGCTTGAAGagtcttggctcatttgaacattccgtcaatgtaagtctatgggattgttaatcttaatttttatgaaaacagtaagtccaatcagttagaaaagatatagcaactAACTTCAgatcagtctgaagatctgggTCCGTATCAAGCTTCTCAAAGTGCCATTTAATTCTTAAGTGCGGAGAATTCAGGAAATGTACTCCTCCTTTCAAACTTAAGTATAAAAGCAAGTTATCAAATTTCCTAAAGCTAAGAATCACTCTTACTCTCCCAGTTATTTAAGACAGCTCGAGAGGTCTCTCAAGTAGTTAGGAGTTGCCAGTAGGGGCTTGTGATGGCGCTGAAGAGACTTTCAGGAGAGGAAGAATGTTCTTGAAATGTTTAGCGACGAGCACTTAATCAAAAGgttacatttcctcagttattcaaaatGAGCAAAGAACATCATAACTGACTTCAGTCTAGCGTGATTATTAcatgatctttaaaaaacactCCTGTTATGATCAGTGAAGCTACGTACAccgtatgatgaataaatctcttaccCCTTATTTATACTGCACACGTCTGTGGCGCGTTACGGTTCCGACAGGCGTTGTCGATTCACTATAATATCATCTATCAGCACAACCCTAAACTGAGTTGTGATGACGCTTCGTTTCCTTGTCATTATGTATTCTCTTGaaaattctttgtcaaatgtttgTTGAATGTAAACTCCTATTATGAATTGAACCATTCAATGTGAATTTCTATGAGAATAAGGAAATCTACAGGGCGGGATATATATCGCATAGCCCCGCCCCCTTTTTAAAATAGCCGTTGAGCTCGGCTATTTTACTGATTACAGTCttagtaaaacaaaacagtGACCATAATCATGCATAGGCTGTGtagttttaaaagtgtttaatacATGCCGACTCACGCATATGATCCGCTCCGCCTTCAGAGGACACATTTCAAGGTAGGAAGGCATCAAGGCATGTTCGAATCCAAAGttagcttcacttcctgtctcatgagaaatgtatatttctgatgaaccttttgcacttttgatgttatttctagtGAGAAAttagtattatagtaattaaatatttatttagttatcaccaaaactcattctattttgttgtaaatcATTATACTGTTACGCTGCCACAGAAGCCTGTCCAAAATCAGTTTCGTGAGGTGCCTTCGTGCAAAAACGAtgcctgcaaagtcattgcctcATAAGGCAGCGAGGCAGCAAATCAGCTGCCTAAGTTTTCAGGATGCAGCCCACATCTCTGGACAAGAGCCAAAGTCCAGATCAGACTGTGCGCGTTGCCACTGTTCGCGTGACACAACGTGAAACCGGAACACTCAGAATATTGTAGAGGTCCTGAACTTTATATTTGGTGGCAGGCTTCGCTCTGAAGGGTTCAGTTCTGAGCTATCCACAGGCAAAACTTGCTGAGGTTTGAACCCCCCTGAAGCCTAAGCAATTTTACATGCAACAGTTGTATATTCCAAGTAGAGTAATATAGTACTGTGAATAAATTTGGACAATTTAGCAATGAGCTGGACAGATGATATACCTCTGTGGCAGCAGTTAAGTGATCATGTATCTGCATAAGGAGGagctggggatggaggagggtaagcGCATGTCTGTGCGACAGATTGTGGCAAGTGCGAGTACGGATGAACTTATATATCTTATTAATTGTAGTGGGAGGAGTTACTGTCAGCTGAGCGTCAGCTGATGCAGCAGGCACGCCGTGGTCACCTGAACTACGCTTGAGCTCCATTCGTCGCTCAAACTAGATTTGCCCCAATCGAAAGCATATTTACACTGTCTGAATCGTTCCCTATTGCCTACATTGTGCACTACGTGCCATTCACTGTACCCGAAATACTACACTGTGAACAAGTGACCAATCTCAGGTGAAGCTTTATAGTGCAGGGGGCGGGTGTTTCAgattctagagagcatttgattggtcAGAAGATTTGATGAGAAACTGAAGTACGAGGTGACGTCGATAAAATTGTTGATCCTTTTTGACGGAAGTGACGAACCGCAAGCTTTGAATGCTTATATCTTCTAAATGCAAAttgtcactgttttggagcacaCTGGCTTATAGATAACTTTAAGACTAACATATTGATACtaacacccaaaaaaaaaaaaaaaaacctttaatttCGATTTCATGGGGACTTTAAGAACGTTGGGGTTCAGTACATTTGCAGATGAGGATTTGTCTAAAGACGCATTCATTATACAATTGAAGTCTCCAGCCAGAAAACCTAAGCCTTTACAATCATAATTAAACAGTAACATCATCTGAAGTTGAATATGAAGTTGGGAGAATCGAAATTTGGAGCATAAACATTGAGAATTGATATACGATGTGTAAATATTTAGCCTGTGATCATAATCAAACCTCCCTTCAGGATCTGATTTTTGTTTCCTGAAGCAGTACTATGTcgggtttttgtttttcaaaggagttatataattttttttccctttttattACATGGCCAATCCAAGTAACGAGTTTAAGCGAACCGACCATGGAAAACACAACAGAACACAAGTAGATGATGAGAATAAAACAGGAAgagaaaaatcaaacaaaaaggacgtttttttgaaaaataagaaaaacaacatTGCAGCGCTTACCCACCCCTATTCTGTCCCCAAACGACAGAACAAAAGCACCCCTAATGAAGTCACTGagcataataataaaagctttgTCACGCTGAGGTTTAGGCATACTTGAGGCAAGATTTAACTGATAATATGATGTTTGCTTGGAGAGAATAAGACAATAAACTGTAGTTTGGTAAGGAGCGAAGTATCAAGTGTCCACCACCtcaataaaactttatttttaaagaaacacatttattttctttttcattttaatagtaaacctttgttgtacagcactttgtttgccaaaaaataaaagcgtttaattttcatttgattgggATAAACTACATTAATGTTTTAAGCCTTCAATTTGATTAACACAAGAATTAAGAGAAACATTTTATAGGGTCCTATAGAATATAGGCCTgtggaaaataatttatttttattaattcaccatCTGTAAAAATAATGCTGTAATAATAACTGATCATTTTAGACATATCGATAGAAAttgtattaaaactatattcattgaatgtaaaaaaaaaaaagaaagaaaaaaaagagagagaatcgAATAGAGACGTCTGAGAatgaaaaccaacctgtttgttcctcagtatcttcttGTTTCAGACTGAATACTTCTTCAATCTTCACGTCTTCAATCTCCTCCTTAATAAACGCCATCTTTGTAATTGTGTGTGTCACGTGGATCTCGGTTACTTcagtttttctgtgtgtttggacACTCTGTGACATTTAAGATGACAAACAATCAGCTCAGTTCATTAGTCAGCGCACTGATAAGGGAGTCAGTCAGAGTGATAGTTAATGACCTTAAATGACctgataaatacaaataatctaGAAAGTTCATTATTAGGTATTAATGATTTATATTGTTGGTATTTGTAGATAACATGTATTATTTCAGATTTCTGTTAGTGCACTTGTTAAATACAGGTTTGTAAGAGTTACACATGTTTATGTTTCGCGGTGATTCAAGCGATTCGAATCACTGAATCGTTTTTCGAAGCAATTGATTCAATTGACTCGAGTTTCTAAAAGCTCCGTTTCTCCATCACTAGCCCTGCGTCCCAATATgaatactatccaccctatctgccctaaataatattgaaaatgactaatatcgcagaatttaggatggatcgTAAGCACATCAGGACGCAGGCTAGTTCTTGCTCGTCAGTTCGTGTTTATTAAACCGATTCACGATAAAGGAAGCAAACTGAGGCGCACTTTTCTGTTACAGATGTGTGGATGCGCTTTAATCACATAAATTAGCGCTCATTAATGTAAGATGAAGCGCTGCCGTAATACATTAAACaataattgattttatataGCTTATTAAAAACTATGAAACTGCTCCAACGGCCGGGTATGgatttaaacactttaaatggCTAAAAACACAAACCTTTCTTCAGTCGACTCACAGCGCGGCGCGGCTTTATGACGTCATAACActagaacaaaataaaagtcctacATAGTGCATAAAAAAGCTTTAATATGTGGTAAAGTTTGTCCAGTGATGTTCTGAAAATAACTACCAGTGAAAGATGGGAGCTTGTGTGAGATTCTGTCTGAAAGGCAAAAGTGCAGAAACCATTTATAGAAAATGATTAGTTTAtcactaaatataaaatgttttgtcaaacaaatgaaacctttaGTAGGGCAACAAACATGCAACAATCATTAAGTAGCATATGTTTCAATGTTATCATTTACTGTGTGCAGAATAACTTATGAAAGTTAAAGATTGCCGTCTATCAACAGTCTGTCAAGTTGAAATGTATTCTTATAtttcaatatgcatttaaaatgatatttgaaTGCCCT is a window from the Onychostoma macrolepis isolate SWU-2019 chromosome 03, ASM1243209v1, whole genome shotgun sequence genome containing:
- the LOC131536749 gene encoding gastrula zinc finger protein XlCGF8.2DB-like isoform X3, giving the protein MSQSVQTHRKTEVTEIHVTHTITKMAFIKEEIEDVKIEEVFSLKQEDTEEQTDLMPLKEESQELNMEEKDQYEKPHQFMTGEKDFSDSKIEKTSSENKGTRNIKGHMKGQTEKSPFTCQQCGRSFSHKKTLNRHMKIHTGAKPFACQQCGRSFNEKKSLKRHMNIHTGVKPFACQQCEKTFCDRRNLNAHMSVHTGQCPYTCKLCGKSFTLKGNLKTHMRTHNEEKPFTCDQCGKSFTHKKNLNVHMQYHTIRFKENLNHYSTIHTREGFFVCHQCERSFKDSKCLKNHVKTHAGEKPFMCDHCGKTCANKANLENHVRVHTGEKPFICPQCGKSFPYKGNLKIHIRVHTGERPYKCFQCEKSFMYHSGLKRHLQTYACFTPQA